In Oncorhynchus gorbuscha isolate QuinsamMale2020 ecotype Even-year linkage group LG26, OgorEven_v1.0, whole genome shotgun sequence, the DNA window AGGTGAAGTTGTTACCAAGTGTGTTTGATTGAACAAAGACAGCGTGACATAACAAAGCACATCTGTTAATGAAAAATATAGAGTAAGTCAAATACAACGTTTAAAATGTTTCCAGAATTACACTACAGAAGATCGAATATTCAAGCAGAAATACACTGACGTAAACATAAATGTTAGACTTGCTACCGGGCACTTTGTCACCATCCCTAATCTATATGGTTTATCTATGGTTGCCAAAGGAACCACCCGTGGCGCGTGTTTGAGACTGTGAAGGTGGCGAAACAAGCATCGAGGCTGCGTTCGCGGTGCCACTCCCCCGGCCAGGTGCCCGGCTCCAGCCCTGTGTCGCTGCACTCCAGCTGCGCCTCCACCCCTCGTACCAGCTACTACGGCTCAGACAGCGCCAGCCTCACCTTGGAGCACAAACCACCTAGTGCCGTGTCAAGACTGGCAGAGGTGGCACACACTGAGGACAACAGGTGAGACTGGCAACAGTGTGTAAATATACACTACccgtcaagggttttagaacacctactgattcaagggtttttcttttacgATTTTCaacatcgtagaataatagtgaagacatcaaaactattcagtaacacatatggaatcatgtagtaaccaaaaaatgtgttaaacaagtcaaatatatattttctattttaaattcttcaaatagccaccctttgccttgatgacagctttgcacactcttggtgttCTCttaaccagtttcatgaggtagtcacctggaatgcatttcaaataggtgtgccttcttaaacgttaatttgtggaatttcgatccttcttaatgtgtttgagccaatcagttgtgttgtgacaagttaggtgTAATATACATAAGATAGCgctgtttggtaaaagaccaagtccatattatggcaagaacagctcaaataagtaaagagaaacgacagtccatcattactttaagacatgaaggtcagtcaatccggaaaatgtcaagaactttgaaagttaatTCAAGtccagtctcaaaaaccatcaagcgctatgatgaaactggcattCATGCGGACCggcacaggaatggaagacccagagttacctctgctgcagaggataggttcagtagagttaccagcctcaaaaattgcagcccaaataaatgcttcaaatttcaagtaacagacacctctcaacatcaactgtttagaggaggctgtgtgaatcaggccttcatggtcgaattgatgcaaagaaaccactactaaaggacaccaataagaagaagagacttgcttgggccaagaaacatgagcaatggacattagaccggtggaaatctgtcctttggtctgttgtccaaattggagattttttgttccaaccgccgtgtctttctgaGACGCAGTGTGGGTGTACAGATGATCTCTTTATGTGTATTTctcaccgtaaagcatggaggaggaggtgttatggtgtgggggtgtcactccctgaccatagagttttattctctatgttagttaggtcggggtgtgactagggtgggttatctaggtgaTTTATACATCtatgttggcctagtatggttcccaatcagaggcagctgtttatcatcgTCTCTGATTGGatatcatatttaggcagccatttcccgtttgtgctttgtgggatcttgactatggaTAGTTGCCTGTTAGCACTTTTGTTAGCTTCATATTTCGTTTGAGATGTATTGTTTTGCTGTGAGTTTCACTTAGTAATAAAAAGGTGTGGAACCCAGATCACTTTGGTCCACTTATTATAACGAACTCCCTTGACAGGGGGTTCtttcaagtcacacttaaccagcatggctaccactatcacgtttcaggtatgacccagatgcagacggTTTCGAAAgaaaacaaaagtttatttctgaaacaggggcaggcaaatgacaggtctAAGAAAGGCAGGGGTCAAAAATCCAGAGAGGGTGCAAAGGTCCAGAATGGCaagggtcaataatccagtaaggtacagaacagcagacaggctcagggtcaaggcaggcagaatggtcaaaaccgggaaggaCTAGAAAACAGGAGCAAGAAACAGACAAGAGCAGGGGAAGAAACGCTGGTAGGTTTCGCAAAcaaaatgatctggcaacagacacagagaacacaggtgtaaatacacaggggataatggggaagatgggcgacacctggagggggggtggagacaagcacaaagacaggtgaaacagatcagggtgtgacaaccactgcattcttcagcgatacgccatcccatctggtttgggcttagtgggactatcaacagcacaatgacccaacacacctccaggccgtTTAAGGGccattttaccaagaaggagagtgatggagtgctgaatcagatgacctagcctccacaatcccctgacctgaACCAAATTGAGATGCTTTAGGATGAGtctgaccgcagagtgaaggaaaagcagtcaacaagtgctcagcatatgtgggaactccttcgagATGTGGGAACTCCTTATCTCAACCAGGTGAAACTAgttgagacaatgccaagagtgtgcaaagctgtcatcaaggcaaagggtggctagtttgaagaatctaaaatctaaaatatattttgatttgtttaacactttttttgtttactacataattccatgtgtgttatttcatagttttgatgtcttcactattattctacaatgtagaaaatagtaataaaacatttttttaaaaccttGCATGAGTAccgtaggtgttctaaaacgtttgaccggtgGTGTACATGGTTATTCCTGGGTATATGTGTGAATTACATGAACTCTCATACAGAGTCTACAGACATCAGACACACAGAGTATttacttttcaaatcaaattaatttgtATATGTAAAATGCTTCGCAGACAACAggcgtagactaacagtgaaatgcttttccaTGGTATATTAATGgactgtccttcatacatgttcAAACATACAGCTTCCATTTCTCTGGTCTATTTGTACTAATAACAGCAGTGCATTTGTATTCAAAACCTATTCTACCTCCTCTACTCTGAGTGTTAGTGCATCAACAGTGTACAGTATATCATTAACCTGCCTTTATTTCTGTCTGATCTCAGTGTGAGTGGCCGTAAGCGTCTGGGTATGCCGGGCATGCCTGGAGGCCAGGACCTTGCGGCCGCCCTCCGCTGTTTATCTGACCGCCAGCAGAGCCATGCCTCAGAGCGCCCCTTCTTTGAGGTGGAGCGTGAACGCAAACTCCGCACCCTGGCCACCGCCTGTCAGGGGTGCAgcgaggagggtgaggaggtgggcGAGCTGGGCTCCAGTGGTTTCCTTACGCCCAACGACAGCGTGGTGTCCAGCTCGGTGGCGTCGACAAGCACCAACTACTCCAATGGCAGCTCGCTGCACTCCTCGGCCGGATCGGGGGGCTCACGCTCCTACCTACCCGACCGCCTGCAGATTGTCAAGCCCCTGGAAGGtgaggagggacggggagacccTGTGTGTGTTCTTAGCTGAGATATTAGGTGTGTGGTAACTCGACTGTTAGTTTTACGGTAACTTGCCTAAGGTTTCTAGACTCAATTACAAGTGAAACTATGAATGTAGACTCTAAAAGCTGAAAATAGACACTCTTTACAATTGTTTCCTTCTTTCAATATGAAAAATATGCATGATTAGAGAAATACAGGTgattacataaataaataaataaataaataaatgtgttaTTCCCAACATATATCGCCCTTCCTCTCCACCCCAGGCTCAGTAACCCTGCACCACTGGCAGCAGCTGGCCAAGCCCAACCTGGGTGGTATCCTGCACCCTCGCCCGGGGGTCCTCACCAAAGACTTCCGGGAGCTGGAGATCGACCTCCAACACGTCTACAGCCTCAATGACCTTGAGGAGGATGACCCTGACCTATCACAGCTCTCCCACGGCCTGGCTGCCGGAGCCCACAGCACCATGGGTAAGAAAAGAGGCCACAGAGTAGTGTTTAGTTGAGTTCAGTAGATACGGTTGATAGGGTCTCaattgtgagtgaaaacattcaCCCACAGTGCACACTCATTCCTCTGGTCCCTCTAGTCTGGTGTGAAAATCTGATcgttttcccttctctctccgaCGGAACTCTTTAGGTCCGTCAGATTGGGTAAGGGAGAACGATCAGGCATTGACATTGGAACCATCTATTTGGATAACATGTCTACTGTGGTCCTTATCCCCCTAAGTTCCCCTGTGTGGTAGGTGTGATGTTACTAAACAGTTTGTGTCATTCCAACTCATGCTGTCGTTGTGTACCGTACATTCTCCCATCCGTGGTGGGTGGCTCTGGGATTTTCCTCATCCATTGTGAGTAGTTATGTAatgttgttgtgtttgtgtgtagttgtgtaAAGTGTGTCCATCACCCACAGTCACTCCATCCTCCGGCCCCAACCTCCCCCAGACCCCTCCCACCCACACCGTCACCACCTGTCGGcgccaccacccctccctcctgctcccctccttctccaccaGGTAAGATCTGCGAGTCCCTCACACACACCTATTCAATGGTTACACTTTATTTTACAGTCCGGTTTCACATTTTATTTTAGGTATGATTTATTTAACCTGGAAGGCCGTTGAGATATTTGTTTAGAAGGAGACATGGCCAAGAAAGCAGTGTTCAGTCAAGTGCAGAAAGTGACATGTTTTTTGTCTGGTATTTACTAAGATCGTATTTATGGTGAATACTTCCTGGAAGGTTCGTCGAAATAATAGGAAACCTGGTACTAAATGGTATGGTACTAAATGGTTTGGTACTAAATGGTGTTTGAAATGAATCCAAAGGAACATAAGTAATTACCAGGTAGTGGACTGTTCAAGGCAGACTGAACTAAATATACTATTAAATACAATTTGCATCTGAATGGAAGTGTGAAGAGACTTTTCCCTGTTTCTTCATTTTTGGAATTTGCTTCCAGCACCATCACTAATCAGTTTTGTGTGTGCGATAGATTCTGCCTGTTATCCCCAGGTAGTGGACTGTAAAATAAAGTGAAGTCCATTTATTTTGAATTAATTTGCCTTTTGGTATTCattcattcaataaatcattaattaattaattaaaccaAATCCCAATATTAGTAATGACGTGAAAAGGTATTTACGATATGACTACACAAGACTACACCACTCTCAAAACAACAGCAGCTTTGCTGTGCTGCCCCATTTTTCTCCTCAAAAGTACCTtgctactttgtgtgtgtgtatagcagtcctcctctcctcccttactCAATCCGTCTCCCCTTACCCCATGTCTCTCCCCTCAGTGGTAGGAAACGCTGGTTCAAGCACTTTCTCCAGCTCTAAAGTGGGCTTCCTAGGCAAAGTAAGAGCCAACAGGCATGGACAGAGTGGGAATGATGCTGGAAAATCCCATATTTATCCCCTAACTTTTCTAAAACATGCCCCTTCTAACTCTGACCCCACCCAACCCCTAAGTAAAACTATCGATCATACCCCACACTAGAGCCTTAAACAAACACCACTAAAAAAGCAATGCAAATGCATGCACTCGCAGCTACGACAATGCTTCAACTTTCCATGCATAAAACAAATGGATGTTCTTGTGTCTATTTAAATGACTCTGAGGTTTAGTATTAGTTTAATTGGGGCCAAATCCTAATCtaagataacacacacacacataactcaAACTTTAATACACACAGGTCTCTCATTCCAACATCTTAATGCCTGCTTCTCTATTAAGGATTTGGTCCATTACCTCGAATCTACTTCGTAAACAACATGTCACACACTTGCTTGGCTTGCTAACTTGGACACCATGGCCCATGTGCTCATCTTAACAGTTCCTGATCCCTTCCAGATTCTTCCAGGTAAACTGTATGAACAAACAGAAATCCTATTTTCAGTTCTCAGGCTGACTAACTAACGGACTAACACATTCTCTAACCCACCCTTACAGGCATAATCCATCACTGGGAGCAACTACACTAACTAACCACTCTTAACTAATGGTGCACTGTTACTAATGCTGCTAAGCTTCTAGCTATGTATTTATTACATATAACAGAACTCCTGTGTCTGATTGGTATTTTTCTCTTTCCCTGTATTTACAGCCTTTGCTCTCGCAGCCTGTCCGCTTGTGGGAGCTGTGAGCATCTGAGCACCACGTCGCCCTCCTCCTCCAATCAGCAGCACTGTGTGCCGACCTTTAACCCTAGCCAGGGTGGCGGCCACCACTCCACCTCCACCACAGCACCTCCTCTATCACTGGGACTCCTGAGGCTGCTGGAGGAGCAGGGCATCTCTGCCTCCACCCTCCCCTACCCTTACCACCAACtgaccccacacacaccccacacacgcCCCACAACGGCAGAGGAAGTGCGGGGTGGAGGAACTTGCACTAtggaggaagaagggagaaggaacattttcagcttcaaCCTGGTAGAGAAGCTGAGGCGTCTGGGACTTCACAAGGTGGCAGACCGAGGCGTGGTGGActgaagagagaatagagaagagaaagaagcAATCAGGCATCACAGACATCCGCCTAGAGTCTGAGAAAGACTGGGAAAactccttctccccttcctcctttatCGTCATGGACTTCAATCCATATACTGACTATGCACCGTACCGCCATTTTGTGTTTTGGGCCCACAGCAATACATCGTAAAATGGAACCTCAGGAGAACCATAGAGCCATACGTTGAGTTTCTGTTATGTGTATAGTCACTCTTTTGTTTGTAATGGACTCATGTATTGTAGATACTAGGTCTCCACGACAATGTGTGACATCATGATCATTCTCAGGAGAGTCACCTGATCACTGGTCCGGCTGGCTTGAACACGCGCAAGGTTGACTTTTTTTTCAATATAAAATTAAAAGATGAGGAACATCAAAGAAAAACATGCGTTTCATTTTTAtacctgtgtttcgtgggtgtcgGATGGTTTTACACGGTATGAAAGAAAGAGAAGGCTTCTCGTGgtgtttattttacatttttatttttcaaaGACCCCCACCACTATgcttttataatatatatattttttaccattAAATACAATCACATGACCTTTTCATTACTTTGGGAAAGGTTCAAGGTATGGTTATTTAAGAACCACCAAGCTGACCACAGTTTGTCACACTCAAGATGCACTGGAATTCAGTATGTCCTTTTGCATATTAGCTGCTATTAGAAAATGAAGCATTTGTGGGAATGAACCACATTCACTTTACTGTGGTAAAACTACACTTCAATCACTCCCCATTACAGAATGGTAGAGAGATTGATACACTGACTGAACTTCCTGAAAGTTTGGGACATTATTGACATTCGCTGAGGTATACTAATCTGCTCTTTACCCAAACGTCCTCATTTAGCACTCGTGGTACTGTGCGATTGCATGGCATCACACGTCACCCGCTGCAAGTCACTGTAAAATGCTTTACTTCGAAATGCTGTCAATTATGTCAGTCATTGTAAACTTGTGTATTTAGTCGTACCTCACCAAAACCATTCAGGTAGTCTACCATGCTGTATCAAAGACACCTGAAAGTGACTGTAAAAGGTCTCGGCACTAGTCTATTGTGCCGGATCTGTGGTAACAGACCTTAAACTAAAGTGTTGTTGGGACAAATGTAATTCATGTCATCAGGAATAATGAAAGTGAGCTGTACGAAATTGTTTAGATCAATTGATCATGGACTGCATGCTTTTTTGTGGATACACCTTCGGGTGTCGGGACAATCAACTGTAGATAAAAGGTGTAGGATACTGCAGATCAAAAGGTGTAGGATACTGTAGATAAAAGGTGTAGGATACTGTAGATAAAAGGTGTAGGATACTGCAGATCAAAAGGTGTAGGATACTGTAGATAAAAGGTGTAGGATACTGTAGATAAAAGGTGTAGGATACTGCAGATCAAAAGGTGTAGGATACTGCAGATCAAAAGGTGTAGGATACTGTAGATCAAAAGGTGTAGGATACTGCAGATCAAAAGGTGTAGGATACTGCAGATCAAAAGGGGAAACGATAGCAATTATGACCATTTGAATTCAGAAGAAAATGAACCAAACGGCACGACATATATTTCCGATGTTCAAATGGACTACTCTTTGCGGTATTTGATGTTATGATCACTGAGATGCATGTCTGTATAAATTGTACCGCCTGTACATTAAAACGTACATTTGTATTTCCATCAGccacacatgcatgtgtgttcTTTTTCTACTGAAAGGGCCGGTTTCCCGGGACACAGTAAGCCATTAAGAACACTTAATGTAGATTCTACAACCGGCCCGTGTCCTAAATGAAGTcaagaattgtccgtagacatAGATACTGCAAACATGTTTATTTTGACACTTGGATAAAAATCAATATAAgcaaattaaaatatatacaaTCTATTTCAAATAGGGATGTATTCCTGAGTAACGCCAGTGCAGGCAGACATTCCTCAGTTGGCCTTTGGTACGTCTCTACTCTGCACTCCGCCGTCCAAAGTCGACCCATCCTTGGTAGTCCCGGCCCGGACACTCGTTCATCAACTCTGCgaacaatacaaacctacatGAACCAAACAGAAAAGTTCAATGTGCATTTAAAGAGAACGACGATACACTTCACATTTTATTGTACAGTAGATgttggcatctctctctctctctctctctctctctctctctctctctctctctctctctctctctctctctctctctctctctctctctctctctctctctctctctctctctctctctctctctctctctctctctctctctctctctctctctcgcacacacacaagcacttgACCTGACACCACCACATACCTGAGATGGCCTGCTTGATTTGCTTGGACATGAACTCGCGCTGGTCCTCAGACAGGTGCGCCGTCCTCGCCATCCGTGCAATGCTCATTTGAGCGTCTTGCTCCCGCTTAGCGACGTTCTCCGCAGCATTCCACACTGCCTCCCTCCTGGCCAGTAGCTGTGGCAGTATCCCACCCTGTTCGGTGTTGCCATCCGACTTGGATACGGGTGATGTCAAACCAACACCCACTAGCGCTGCCATGAGGACGCACACCAACAATCCACCCATTGCCATGCCTGGACGCAGAAGAAGAGTTTTCTTACAATATAGCTTTAGATTATTAAAAGTAGGGAATACAAAAAAATGTTGCGGAAGTGACAGTGGAAATTACCTTAAAATAGAGGTGACCGTATGTCTGTACAAAACGAAGTCCGCAAGTGCGAATGATATTGCCAGTTGTCTGTGTCAGGTCTTTTATACACCAAGGTCTATCTAACCAATATGGTCAAAGAGCAATGTCTGATAACAATGTCCAAGATAGATCCCTTGATTGATTAAAAGAGACGATGGAAACGCCGTGCGTAATGGATACTCTGTGCCAGAATGGGGCGCATCAATATTCTAATCGTTCACCTGGAAATGTGAGACAATAAAGTATAACTCAGACGTTCAATAGTGGTTGTGGTGACAGAAGTCTACAACCCTGTCATAAGACCTGTATCCAAGGCCAAGGACCACCAACTCTCACTTCCACTTGCATTGACATGCAAGAAAAACCATGAATCGATCATTAAAAATGCCATGGGGAAAAATGGCAAGGTGTCTATCACTGAGAAACACATTTGAAACACAAAGGCACCATATCATTACAGATGTTCTTAACTATAGACCTAGTTGTAAAAGGATTATGACAGCGATATCATTATGGCGTAACCTAAACAACGGACGAGGAAGGGTTTTAAGTAATGACGTACGTCCTCCACTCCACTTATCTGGACTAAAGAGAGCATCATTGACTGGAACCAACATTAGAGTTGTGTACCTATATATTTTATAAATGGTTAAGGAACTATCTTGTGTAAATATTATAGTTTTTAAAAgctgttaaaaaatatatatgatatCCATTTAGAATGTTGTAAATGAAGCTtgttgatatatatttttttaaacactggAATTGTGGTCAGGATACCACAGCCAAAGTGACATGCTGTTATGGAAATAGGAAACAAGAGATAATCGTTTAACACTGACCTGATGTCTCTTTTCATTGTGCACTTCACAGTAATGTAAAGTATCAACTCATTTATATAGGAAAACTGGAAGCCAGTCTGTCAGTTTCTGGCAAGGATGATGAGAATGGATGGCAGGGCTCTTTCCTAGGAAgattggaggtgtgtgtgtggtaactgGGGTAATTGGGTTGTGTGTGAGATGTTGTTCATTCAGTTCTGAGATGTGGGTGTGGAAGGGGGTGTATTGTAGAAACGGATTGTGAAAGGGAAATGAAAATGATAATTGAAAGCAAAAAAGCATGTAAGATTGTTGATGTCCTAGATTAGAAATAAACCCATTTCGTTAGGGTCCTTCCACTTCCAGCCCTCTAAATTGTGCTGGCCCAGTCAGTGCTGTGTCCATCTTCTTTACTCGGTGCATGTAACTTCCTGTAAAGGAGGTATACCACTCCCTTCCATACTTGCTTTATCATAATAGCCTAGACACACAGGCATTCCAGCTGACATTTGGAAGCAATCGCACATAGGCCAAAGACATATAGGCCTCACCCTTTCGCTTTTGTTATTGTCTTACCTAATCGAGGCAGAACATCTCTACTTGTGACAATACAACCAACGAAAACAGTAGAAATAATAGAATGCCTGCCAAGTGATTAGGCACGCAATGGTGTCTTGGTTTCCCAGACATTCCTCGGACATACCTCTTGTCACACGGTGCCAAAGAATAGTCAAGTCAAACACTTCCTTTTAACATTTAGTGTCACCAGAGACTACATAGATGCCATCAAGTGTGTGAATGATTTGTACTTTgggaggtaaaaaaaaaagaattgtcTGCTTACAGGgccttaagaaagtattcacaccccttggcttTCTACACATTTTGAGTTACAGACGGAATTGAAAATTGATACAATTaacattttgtgtcactggcctacaccaaATAAACCCATAAtgtgaaagtggaattatgtttgtaTTTTATAATAAAATGTGAAACGCTGAaacgtcttgagtcaataagtattcaaccctttgttatggcctgaataagttcaggagtaaaactaGCTTAAAAAGTCACctaataagttacatggactcaccctgtgtacaataatagtgttcaATATCATTTTTGAATGACGACCTCATCTCTCTACCAGACACATACagttatctgtaaggttcctctgtcaagcagtgaatttcatacACAGATTCAGccacagagaccagggaggtttccaatgcctcacatagaagggcacctattggtagatgggtagaaATTTAGAAAAGCTGAgcacggtgaagttattaattacactttggatggtgtatcaatatacctgttatgctggtgaatgaggacccaaaagcgacataacagaaacagagtctttattccagtcttaaacaaaaacgataatcctggatatatcttaggtaaatacaaaacaggaaaactgaaatcctctcgtcagtagagaggaacgactggagacgcgaccacagactgcaggtcgcttcgggaaggcacaggccgtagctgacatagacacctgctcacacgcagcatctgaagaaggcaaaaacacgacagggcggaacaaggacacagaacagcaaacatcaaacaaggatccgacaaggacagaagcggaaaacagagggagaaatagggactctaatcagagggcaaaataggggacaggtgtgaaagagtaaatgaggtagttaggagaatgaggaacagctgggagcaggaacggaacgatagagagagagagcgagagagggagagagggagggggagagagagggatagaaagagggaaagaacctaataagaccagcagagggaaacgaatagaagggaagcacagggacaagacatgataatcaatgacaaaacatgacaatacccagacactacaaagatacaggcatcctttctaactcagttgccggagaggaaggaatctGCGCAGGGATTTCATGAGGCCAATggcgactttaaaacagttacagtttaATGGTAGTAATAGGAGAAAAGTGAGGATGgatcattgtagttactccacaacactaacctaaatgacagagtgaaaagaaggaagcctgtacataaaaaaataattccaaaacatgcatcctgcttgcaataaggcactaaaataaaactgcaaaaaatgtgtcaaagaaattaactttatgtcctgaatacaaagcattatgtttgtggcaaatccaacacaacacatcactgactaccgcacttcatattttcaagcatggtggtggctgcatcatgttattggtatgcttgtcatcggcaaggactagggatttTTTTTAGTATTAAAAAAAACTGAATagagttaagcacaggcaaaatcctagagtaaaacctggttcagtctgatttccaaaaatatactggagttgcttaccaagacaaaatggaatgttccagagtggccttgtcatgttttgtcttatattgtcttgtcattatgctttcccttctgttcgtttccccctgctggtcttattaggttcgttccctttttctatccctccctctccccctccctctctctcctctctctatcgttccgttcctgctcccagctgttcctattctcctactcactcatttagtctttccacacctgttccctatcttgtcctctgattagagtccctatttctccccttgtcttccgtttctgtcctgtcggatccttgtatattgttcgccgtgctgtgtcttgtttccctcagatgctgcgtgtgagcaggtgtct includes these proteins:
- the LOC124015331 gene encoding trafficking kinesin-binding protein 1-like isoform X1, coding for MECDLLERVDRGSHDVSTLTELCSGGDSEVEIVSLLSEGLPNYTLRADCMFGYDHDDWLHTPLLPPEVALGLTHDQIEETLKYFLLCSERVGQVTKTYHDIEAVTHLLEEKERDLELAARIGQSLLKQNRDLTARNELMDEQLEIATEEIAQLRHELSMRDDLLHLYASTEEIENDSHTLMKRNESSNSLSNFVNYDFIQQKLKGLEKENLKLRCEANELTSETANYEEQEQELMMVCVEELTSVNKQVVDLSDELARKVEDTLRQQEEISSLLAQIVDLQARCKALTTDNEELAQHLSASRESQSQLKSELNYLQDKYSECEDMLREAREDIKNLRNKSLPNSTVQRYSALSAVFPMDSLAAEIEGTFRKGLDVPAPTEYKNHPWRVFETVKVAKQASRLRSRCHSPGQVPGSSPVSLHSSCASTPRTSYYGSDSASLTLEHKPPSAVSRLAEVAHTEDNSVSGRKRLGMPGMPGGQDLAAALRCLSDRQQSHASERPFFEVERERKLRTLATACQGCSEEGEEVGELGSSGFLTPNDSVVSSSVASTSTNYSNGSSLHSSAGSGGSRSYLPDRLQIVKPLEGSVTLHHWQQLAKPNLGGILHPRPGVLTKDFRELEIDLQHVYSLNDLEEDDPDLSQLSHGLAAGAHSTMVTPSSGPNLPQTPPTHTVTTCRRHHPSLLLPSFSTSLCSRSLSACGSCEHLSTTSPSSSNQQHCVPTFNPSQGGGHHSTSTTAPPLSLGLLRLLEEQGISASTLPYPYHQLTPHTPHTRPTTAEEVRGGGTCTMEEEGRRNIFSFNLVEKLRRLGLHKVADRGVVD
- the LOC124015331 gene encoding trafficking kinesin-binding protein 1-like isoform X2 encodes the protein MEEGFCPVTMEVWSSSASEEEEEKESGHGSQEEEEEEEEVEEGGKPHSKESLCRELMQVLCSERVGQVTKTYHDIEAVTHLLEEKERDLELAARIGQSLLKQNRDLTARNELMDEQLEIATEEIAQLRHELSMRDDLLHLYASTEEIENDSHTLMKRNESSNSLSNFVNYDFIQQKLKGLEKENLKLRCEANELTSETANYEEQEQELMMVCVEELTSVNKQVVDLSDELARKVEDTLRQQEEISSLLAQIVDLQARCKALTTDNEELAQHLSASRESQSQLKSELNYLQDKYSECEDMLREAREDIKNLRNKSLPNSTVQRYSALSAVFPMDSLAAEIEGTFRKGLDVPAPTEYKNHPWRVFETVKVAKQASRLRSRCHSPGQVPGSSPVSLHSSCASTPRTSYYGSDSASLTLEHKPPSAVSRLAEVAHTEDNSVSGRKRLGMPGMPGGQDLAAALRCLSDRQQSHASERPFFEVERERKLRTLATACQGCSEEGEEVGELGSSGFLTPNDSVVSSSVASTSTNYSNGSSLHSSAGSGGSRSYLPDRLQIVKPLEGSVTLHHWQQLAKPNLGGILHPRPGVLTKDFRELEIDLQHVYSLNDLEEDDPDLSQLSHGLAAGAHSTMVTPSSGPNLPQTPPTHTVTTCRRHHPSLLLPSFSTSLCSRSLSACGSCEHLSTTSPSSSNQQHCVPTFNPSQGGGHHSTSTTAPPLSLGLLRLLEEQGISASTLPYPYHQLTPHTPHTRPTTAEEVRGGGTCTMEEEGRRNIFSFNLVEKLRRLGLHKVADRGVVD
- the LOC124015333 gene encoding cholecystokinin-like isoform X1, which translates into the protein MAMGGLLVCVLMAALVGVGLTSPVSKSDGNTEQGGILPQLLARREAVWNAAENVAKREQDAQMSIARMARTAHLSEDQREFMSKQIKQAISELMNECPGRDYQGWVDFGRRSAE
- the LOC124015333 gene encoding uncharacterized protein LOC124015333 isoform X2, translating into MAMGGLLVCVLMAALVGVGLTSPVSKSDGNTEQGGILPQLLARREAVWNAAENVAKREQDAQMSIARMARTAHLSEDQREFMSKQIKQAISGLYCSQS